The following is a genomic window from Geobacillus subterraneus.
ATCGCGCGGGATGCTCACCATTTTGACTGATTGCGTATCAGCGTTAAACGCAGCCAAAATTAACGCATCAGACCGCGTATCACTCTGGAAGTTGCGCGTTTTGCTATCGTCAATGCCAATAAACAACACGGTGAAACTATCCTTTTTTGGGTCAAGGTGGTCGCCCATCGTTTCCTTTGTTCCAATTTCCTCATATGCCTCATTCATGGCTGTCTTCATTTTATGCATTAAAAAAGAAGCATAACCAAGACCACTGGCGACCAATACTAGAAAAAGCAACAGGCACCCGAACGCGAGACGTCGTCTTCGCTTTTTTTTCCTCATTTTCTTTCGATGAAGTTTTCGTTCGTTAGTCATCATGGAAGAGAGCTCCTTTTCAATCGTTTTCGTTCTTACGAACCCGAGGGAAGGGTAAATTCAACGTATTCCGTTTCCCCGGCTTGAATGTCCGCCCTTCCGTTCGTCAGTTCGGTCATCCATTCACTGAACGGGAGCTGGCTGTCCTCGGGAACGAGGACAGCAAAGGTGACGCGGTCGGCATAATGGATAGTTTTTATAGTATATACGGAAGAGCGCAATTCATTTTCCACTTTCCCAAGCCATGTATAGTCAATCGTCACGTTCATGATGCGCATGAGACGGCGTTCGACGATGCCCGCGGCGTTCAAGCCTTCGGAGACGGCGCGGCTGTAAGCGCGCACCAATCCGCCCGCACCGAGCTTAATGCCGCCGAAGTAGCGGGTGACGACCGCGACGGTGTCTTTCAACCCTTTTTTCTTCAGCACCTCAAGCATCGGCACACCTGCAGTGCCGCTCGGTTCGCCGTCGTCATTTGCCTTTTGGATTTGATCATGCTCGCCGATCAAATAGGCGGAGCAGTTGTGCGTCGCATCCCAATGTTTCTTTTTGATTTGTTGAATAAACGCGACCGCTTCCTCTTCCGTTTCAGCGCGGTTGATGTAGCAAATAAACCGTGATTTTTCGATCACGATTTCCCGCTCACCGTATCCTTTGACGGTGTAATATTTTTGTAACAAAGCAAAACACCTCGATCATTAAAAACGTGGAAACGGTTTACATTTGTTTATTTTTTGCATAAACAGCTAGCACTTTACCCTGACTATGGTAAACTGAAGGTAAAAGATTTATAGATAGGGCATGCTTTTACTATTATAAATCGACAACTTTTTTCCTTCAAATAAATTTTGTTGGCGCCCATGCATACTGCTTGGCAGCGCTGCTGGAGGTTGGCAAATGGCAGGGGAAAAACGTTGGGATGTGAAGCAGTTGGATGAAATTGTCGAAAAAATGATCGACACGGTTCAACATAGCAAAGATGAAATTTTCCATATCGGTGAGCAGTCGCGCCAGGAGCAAGACCGTTTGTTGCGCGAGTTAGAAGAGGTGAAGCGGCTGACCGTGCAGACGATTGAAGAGGCGGATCGGCTCGAAGCGCAAGCACGTCAGGCGCGCCGCCGCCTGTCGGAAGTGAGCCAAAACTTTTCGTCCCACTCGGAACAAGATATTCGCGAGGCGTATGAAGCAGCGCATGAACTGCACATGAAGCTGACGATGGTGCGCGAGCGCGAAAAGCAGCTGCGCCTGCGCCGCGACGAGCTTGAGCGGCGGCTGGCGAGCCTGCTGCAAATCATCGAGCGCGCCGATCATTTGGTCGGGCAAATTACGGTTGTGCTCAACTATTTAAACAGCGATTTCCGCCAAGTCAGCGAGATCATTGAAGGGGCAAAACAAAAACAAGAATTCGGTCTCAAAATCATTGAAGCCCAAGAAGAAGAGCGGCGTCGGCTGTCGCGGGAAATTCATGACGGCCCAGCGCAACTGCTCGCCCATGTGCTCCTTCGGTCAGATCTTGTGGAAAAGGTGATGAAAGACCGGGGGACTGAGGCGGCGATTGCCGAAATTCGCGATTTTCGC
Proteins encoded in this region:
- a CDS encoding sensor histidine kinase, coding for MAGEKRWDVKQLDEIVEKMIDTVQHSKDEIFHIGEQSRQEQDRLLRELEEVKRLTVQTIEEADRLEAQARQARRRLSEVSQNFSSHSEQDIREAYEAAHELHMKLTMVREREKQLRLRRDELERRLASLLQIIERADHLVGQITVVLNYLNSDFRQVSEIIEGAKQKQEFGLKIIEAQEEERRRLSREIHDGPAQLLAHVLLRSDLVEKVMKDRGTEAAIAEIRDFRKMVRSALSEVRRIIYDLRPMALDDLGLVPTLKKYLQTTEEYNKGVHISFVHIGEEIRLPSRMEAAVFRLVQESVQNALKHAEARHIDVKMEVTCRQLLVSVKDDGKGFDPSIKKENAFGLIGMRERVELLGGTLAIRSKPGGGTTVFIRVPLDRSALETNKEERK
- a CDS encoding YigZ family protein, yielding MLQKYYTVKGYGEREIVIEKSRFICYINRAETEEEAVAFIQQIKKKHWDATHNCSAYLIGEHDQIQKANDDGEPSGTAGVPMLEVLKKKGLKDTVAVVTRYFGGIKLGAGGLVRAYSRAVSEGLNAAGIVERRLMRIMNVTIDYTWLGKVENELRSSVYTIKTIHYADRVTFAVLVPEDSQLPFSEWMTELTNGRADIQAGETEYVEFTLPSGS